A stretch of DNA from Rheinheimera sp. MMS21-TC3:
AACACTTTACGCTTAATCAAATCCAGCGGCTGCCATCTATAGGCTCAGATCATTTTGCCTTAATGACAACCTTGTCTTATACACCAAGTCACGGCGCTGAGCAGAATGGCTTAACCCCAGTTAAGGAAGACAAAGAATTAGCGACTGAGATCACTCAACAACAAGGCGTGAATAAAAAGTCGGTGCCAGAACCGGGTAAGTAAAGTGCTAATAACACAGCTTAATGTTAGCCAATAGGCGTTATAGCAAAGGTATAAGGATAACCGGCACTTTTCAGTTGATAATGCATTTGGCCATTACAATAAACAGCGCTAACTTGCTCGGCTAGTTGGTAGTAAACATTTCTATTGAGTTTAGCGCTTAATCCCCGCCACATTTGCACATAAGGAAGCCAATCTTGCTCAGCAGATAACCCTAACCAGATAGGATGTTCAGGGCTAACAAGAAGCTTATCGCCTACGTTGGTTGTTAAAGCTAGCACCGGTAAATTCTCACTCGTTAGCCATTGCCAATCTGTAATAATAAAAGGAGCATCAGCTACGCTAATCCGCATTTTTTCTACAGGGGTTTGTAAAAAGTACTCACCATCTTGGCACAATAGAACTGAAGCAAAAAGTTTGACCATAGCAGGCCGCTGGATCAGACTATTATTATAAAACCACTGGCCTTGGCCATCGATATGCAGCGGTATATCACCACAAAACTTCGGTTGCCATTGCTCTACAGGGGCTAGGTTTGGCTGCTGCAATTGCTGTTGCAATGCATTTAAGTCAATCACTGAAATAACTCGAATTATGAAGAGGTTGTATAGTGAAGCTTAGCAGACTTGCAGAAAAACAGAAGAATGGGGTGACTGATGGGGATCGAACCCACGACAACCGGAATCACAATCCGGGGCTCTACCAACTGAGCTACAGTCACCGCAGATAGCGGCTATAATAGCTAATTTCACTGGTAACACCAAGCTTTTTTATGCTAATAATTTAATTGGTTAACTTATGTACCTTTTACTGCCGCATAATTCAGTTTTATGTTAACATTCTGCGGTTTTTATCTTAGTTGCTTACTTATGGGGAGTATTATGGAAGAAATCACCAAGTTTTTTCAGGAAAATAATGAAGTAATCTTAGGTTACTTTGTGCAGTTTATTGCTGCTATCGTTATTTTTTATATCGGTCGTATTGTTGCAAAAGTTGTTAAACGCCTAATGGAGCGAGCTCTACTTGCCCGTTCAGTAGATAAAGCTGTTGTCTCTTTTATGGCTAGTATTGTTTACGCTGTTATCTTAATTGCAACGGTTCTAATGGCGCTGTCACAAATTGGCGTTGAGACCACTTCCTTTATAGCCATTCTAGGTGCTGCAGGCTTAGCTATAGGTTTAGCTTTACAAGGTTCTTTAGCAAACTTTGCCTCAGGCATTTTAATTATGCTATTCCGTCCGTTTAAATCGGGCGATTACATTGATGCTGGCGGCATTGCCGGTACAGTTGATAAAATTGAAATCTTCCAAACTTTAATGACAACCCCAGATAATAAACGCGTTATCGTACCTAACGCTAAAATCACTGGCGGCGCTATTACTAACTACTCATCAGAGCCTACACGCCGTGTTGATTTATTAATTGGTATTGCTTACGACGCTGATTTACGTCAAGCGAAGAAAATTCTTGAAGACATTCTAAGCGCTGATGATCGTATTTTACCAACACCTAAGCCTGTTATTGCTGTTGCAGCCTTAGCTGACTCATCAGTTAATATCCATGTTCGCCCTTGGGTCAATGCCGCTGATTATTGGGGTGTTTACTGGGATACCTTAGAAAAAATCAAACTCACTTTTGATGACAATGGCATTGGCATTCCTTTCCCACAAATGGGTGTTCACATCAAAAAAGACTCTCAGGAGAAGTAATGAGAAAATTATCTTTATTAGCAGCGGCTTTTGCCGTTGCTAGCGTAAACGTTTATGCTGAAGATACTGATAAAGTATGGACAACCTCAGCAGAGCTTGGCGCAATCACTACCACAGGTAACACTGTTGGTACCTCGATAACAGGTAAAATTGATGCTAAGCAAGAGCTAGAAAACTGGAGTAACCAGTATATTTTCAGTGCTTTTTTTAAAGAAGACGAAAAAACTGATGAAAACGGTGAAAAAGTAACTGAACGCTCAGCAGAACGTTACTTAATTTCAGCAAAGGCAGCTTATAAACTTGATGACGAGTTTGAAAAGCTGTTTATGTTTGGCTCTTATACTGATGATAAATTTGGTGCTTATACCAAATATACAACCTTAGCTATCGGTTACGGTACCCGCTTATATAACAGTGAAGATATGCATTTAGACGTGGAAATTGGTCCGGGTTACTTTACTGGTGAGCGCTCTACTGGCGAAACTGAGAACGGCTTAATTGTTCGCGGTGCCGCAAGTTTTAAGTGGACCTTAAGTGAGTCGGCAACATTTGCGCAAACCCTAAGCGTTGAATACGGTGAAGACAATACACGTACTATTGCTGAAACATCGCTTACAGCAAAAATTAATGGCTCATTACAAATGAAAGCTGCGTTTTTAGTCCAGAATGACTCAGCTGTGCCGGTTAATAAAAAATCGACCGATACGCAAACGACCTTAACCTTAGTTTATTCGTTCTAGTCGTTTGCTAATAAAACAAAAAGGCCGCCTGCGGCCTTTTTTCTTCTTTGCTTCACCACTATTGCTCAATACTAATCTTACTAAAGCCCAACCCTTGCTGCTTTTCTACTTTAATCTGCACCGGAATACGCTGCTTTAACGCTTCAACATGGCTAATAATACCCACCATTTTACCGCTGGCATTTAGGTTATCTAAGGCCGTTAAGGCGCTATCTAAGGTATCGGCATCTAAGGTACCAAAGCCTTCATCTAAAAACAGTGAGTCAATGCGGGTATTGCTACTGACTAAATCAGACAAGCCTAACGCCAAGGCTAAACTAACTAAAAAACTCTCGCCGCCCGACAAGGTTTTGGTGTCTCTAGCACTATCGGCTTGCCAAGTATCTAGCACAACTAGCTCTAACTCAGCGGTTTCATGTGCCGCGAGTTGATAACGATTATGTAATAGCCCCAGCTGCCTATTCGCTAATAATATAAGCTGGGCTAAGGTTAAGCTTTGGGCAAAACGGCGATAACGTGCGCCATCGGCCGAGCCTATTAAGCTATTTAAACGCTGCCATAATTCATATTGTTGCTGACCCGCTTTAATATCAGCTAATAATTGCTGCTGTTGCTCGCGGCGCTTTTGCTCAGCATTTAGTTGCTGTGCTATTTCACCACGCTGCTGGTTTAAAGCTTCCAACTTTTGCTCGGCTTGCTGCACTAGGCTTGATATTGGGTTTAACTCTAAATCGGTTAAATTTGCCTGTTGTAGCTGTTGTAGTTGCTGCTGTCTATCTTGCAATAAACGCTGGCTACTAATACTGGCTTGGTTTAAATCTTTTTCCAGCTGTGCTAGCTGTTGCACTTGTTCATCGCTTAATAACGCGGCTTTAAAGGCCGCTTCATCAGCAAAAACACTTTGTGCTAAGGCTGTTTGCCATTGCTGTTGTTGTTGCTGCAACTGAGCCTCTGTTTGGTTTAGCGTTTGCTGCAATGCTTGATGCTGACCTTGTAATACATGGCTTTGTTGCTGCGCTTGCTGCAGTTTAGACTCAATACTACTTATCGACTCGGTTAGCGCCTCTTTTACCACGGCTGAGTCTGGCGCAGCTAACTCTAACTGTTGCCACTGCTGCTGCCAATTATCTGCTTGCGGCTGTAACCGCGCTAACTCTTGTTCAGCTTGCTGAATTTGATTGGCTAACAACTGCAACTGATATTGAGCATCACTAGACTGCTGTTGTTGCTTGGTTAAAGCCGCTTTATTGTCTTGCCATTGCTGTTGTAATTGCTCTAATTGCGCTAGCTGCTGTTGGCATTGCTGCTGCTGTTGCTCTTGCTCGCTAATTGCTGCAGCAATATGCTCTGTCGTTAAGTCCGTTGTCTCTTTTTCTGCTAGCTCTGCGATTAATGCAGGTACTAATGCTGTTGTTAATGCTAAGCGTCCCAGCTCAGCCTTAACGGTTTGCATTTCGCTATCTAACTGCTGAAGATCTTGGCTTAATTGCTGCTCTTGTTTTTCTAATTGTTCTATTGCTGCTTTTAACGCAGCATGTTCGGCATTGGTTTGCTCGCCTTGCTTTTGTAAGGCAGCTTGTTCACTTTCCACTTGGGCTAGTTGCTGCTCGGTTGCTGAACTATCTAATTGCTGATATTCAGCAATGGCAGGATGCTCAGTGGCGCCACATAGCGGGCAAGGCTGCCCTTGCTTTAACTGCGCTCTATGATCAGACAACTGCAAAATTAACTGCTGCTGTTGTAGCAACAAACGCTTATCTTTAACTTGTTGAGCCAATTCACTATAGCGCTGCCGTAACTGCGTTAAATTCTGGGCTAACTGCTGCCTTTTTTGCTCTTCACTTTTAAGCTGCTGCTGTAATTGTTGCTGCTGTTGCTGATATTTTTGCTGCAAACTTAATTGCTGCTGCAGCTTTTGTAGCAGCTGTAACTGAGCTTGCTGCTGTTGATAACTCGCCTGTAACTGAGACCTTGAACCTTGTTGCTGTAATTGTTCTAGTTGGCTATGTAGCTGCTGCTCTAGCGCGGTTTGCTGCTGTAAAGCTGGCAGCCAGACAGCTAATTGTTGCTTAAGCTTAGTCTGCTGTTGCTGGCGCTGCTGTTGTTGCTGTTGAGCTTGCACAAGTTGCTGCTGCACTCTTTGCCAGCCTTGCCACAAATAAGTGGCTTGCTGCTGCTTAGCGCCGGCCACTTCTTTGCTTAACCGTTGCAAGCCTTGCTGCTGTTGTTGCAACTGCTGCAGACTATGCTGCAAAGCCTGATATACCGGTGCGAGTTTATGCGCGGGTTGATAAGCTGCTAACTTGGCTAATTGCGGTTGCTGTAATGCTAAGTTAATTTCGGCTTGTTTTGCTTCTTGCTCTGCCTGCTGTAACGCTGTTGTTGCCTGTGCTACCTGTTGTCGCCATTGCTGTTGCTGACGTAATTGCTTTAGCTCTGTTTGCTGGCCATGAATATCTGCACTAATTTGTTGCAACTGGCTATTAAGCTCGGCCTGTTGCTCTGGCGTTAACAGCTCTACCGCTGACAACTTCGCTTGTAATAGCTCTTGCTGTTGTTTTTTCTCACGACAATCGGCAAACACCTGGGCTGAAATGCGGGCATAAATATCGGTACCGGTTAGCTCTTCTAATAGCTCAGCGCGCTCGTTGGCTTCGGCATTTAAAAATGCCGCAAAACCACCTTGGGCTAACAACATAGACTTAGTAAAACGGCCAAAGTCTAAGCCGGTAATTTCTGCGATTAAGCGTTGTTTATCATTAATCTTTTCAGCCAATATAGTGCCATCTAAGCGCGCCAGCTCTACTTTAGCAGCTTGTAAGTTGCCATCACTTTTCCCCCTAGCACGGCGTTGACTCCAAAAAGCACGATAACCAATATTCGCCACTTCAAACTCAACTTCAGCTAAGCATTCGCTGGTGTGACGGGTCATAACTTCATTACTAGTAGGTGACGTTTTTAAGCGCGGTGTTTGATGATACAAGGCTAGACAGATTGCATCTAAAATGGTGGTTTTTCCTGCTCCGGTTGGGCCAACAATAGCAAATAGATTAGCTTGATTAAAAGGCGCTAAGCGAAAATCAATACACCACTCGCCACGTAATGAATTTAAATTTTGTAATCTTACCGAGAGAATTTTCATGCTTCCCCCTGCTCAACCGTAGCTAAGACTTGCTGATGTAGTTGCGTTAATTGCTGCTTCTGCTCATCAGTTAGCTGCTCCTGAGCTAGCCTAGCTTGCCAAACATCAGCAGGCGTCAGCTCGGCTAAACTTTGCTGGCCTTGCTGGGCTAAGCCCGCAGTAGCAAGGGCACGTTGACGTCGCAAGCGTAATAGTTCAACCGGTAAATCTGCACACAGCTCTTCAACTCGTTGCTGTAAATCAGTTAGATAAGCATCAGTTTCGGTTATCACAATCTCTAGCCAAAGCCGCTGATCGGCAGCTAAATCGGCTAGGGCTGAAGTTAGTTTGCTTTCTAACGAGACTAAATCGGTTTTAATGCTAAGTAACGGCTGAAAACAAGGAATAGGCACTGAGGTTACTTGCTTTTCTTTACCATTAAACTCTAGCAACCATAACTGCTTTTGCTGCTTAGCTTCATCAAAACTAAGTGGTATAGGTGAGCCGCTATAACGAATATCGGTTGCCCCTTTAACTTGTTGCGCCTGGTGGATATGGCCTAAAGCTATATAATCTGCATTAGGGAATTGATCAGCGGCAAAAGCCTCTAAAGTGCCGATATAAATATCGCGTACCGACTCAGTTAGGCTAACGCCTAACGTCGTTAAGTGGCCTGTCATCACTATTGGTAGCGCTAGCTTATGTTCAAGATTATATTGCTCCGCTTGGCTAAACAGCTGTTGATAATGCGCGGCTATGGCTTGTTGCAAGCTTAGCTGTTTATCGCGCTCGGTTTGACCCGCTTGGCTTTGTAATACATCTCGGGCTCGAATAAACGGAATGGCTGCCACTAATGCTGCTGGTTGCTGTTGCTGATTATTTAGCAGACAAAGTTGCTGGGCAATATCATCGGTAACGCTTGGGATCACTTGCACATTTAAGCAAGCTAATAAGTCTTTGCTTTCTGCTAATACCGCCACAGAGTCATGATTACCGGCTAATAAAATTAACTGGCAGCCGGTTGGCTGTAGCTGGACAATAAACTGGTTATATAGCTCACGGGCATAGCTAGGTGGGGTAGCCGTATCAAAAATATCACCAGCAACAATAATGGCATCAATGTTTAGCTCGACAACTTGCTGTACTAACCAAGTTAGAAAAGCCTGATGCTCAACCGCACGGCTTTTACCAATAAAATGCTGGCCTAAGTGCCAATCAGACGTATGCAAAATTCGCATTAAAATTTATCTCTTAATAAGCCTAGCGCTAGCATAACGGATAGCTTGGCCTAGGGCTAGGCTACTTCACCCATGCAGAATTTTAGCAAAAAAAAGCCAGTCAAATGACTGGCTTTTATAGC
This window harbors:
- a CDS encoding DUF1285 domain-containing protein, whose product is MIDLNALQQQLQQPNLAPVEQWQPKFCGDIPLHIDGQGQWFYNNSLIQRPAMVKLFASVLLCQDGEYFLQTPVEKMRISVADAPFIITDWQWLTSENLPVLALTTNVGDKLLVSPEHPIWLGLSAEQDWLPYVQMWRGLSAKLNRNVYYQLAEQVSAVYCNGQMHYQLKSAGYPYTFAITPIG
- a CDS encoding mechanosensitive ion channel domain-containing protein encodes the protein MEEITKFFQENNEVILGYFVQFIAAIVIFYIGRIVAKVVKRLMERALLARSVDKAVVSFMASIVYAVILIATVLMALSQIGVETTSFIAILGAAGLAIGLALQGSLANFASGILIMLFRPFKSGDYIDAGGIAGTVDKIEIFQTLMTTPDNKRVIVPNAKITGGAITNYSSEPTRRVDLLIGIAYDADLRQAKKILEDILSADDRILPTPKPVIAVAALADSSVNIHVRPWVNAADYWGVYWDTLEKIKLTFDDNGIGIPFPQMGVHIKKDSQEK
- a CDS encoding DUF481 domain-containing protein; amino-acid sequence: MRKLSLLAAAFAVASVNVYAEDTDKVWTTSAELGAITTTGNTVGTSITGKIDAKQELENWSNQYIFSAFFKEDEKTDENGEKVTERSAERYLISAKAAYKLDDEFEKLFMFGSYTDDKFGAYTKYTTLAIGYGTRLYNSEDMHLDVEIGPGYFTGERSTGETENGLIVRGAASFKWTLSESATFAQTLSVEYGEDNTRTIAETSLTAKINGSLQMKAAFLVQNDSAVPVNKKSTDTQTTLTLVYSF
- the sbcC gene encoding exonuclease subunit SbcC; translation: MKILSVRLQNLNSLRGEWCIDFRLAPFNQANLFAIVGPTGAGKTTILDAICLALYHQTPRLKTSPTSNEVMTRHTSECLAEVEFEVANIGYRAFWSQRRARGKSDGNLQAAKVELARLDGTILAEKINDKQRLIAEITGLDFGRFTKSMLLAQGGFAAFLNAEANERAELLEELTGTDIYARISAQVFADCREKKQQQELLQAKLSAVELLTPEQQAELNSQLQQISADIHGQQTELKQLRQQQQWRQQVAQATTALQQAEQEAKQAEINLALQQPQLAKLAAYQPAHKLAPVYQALQHSLQQLQQQQQGLQRLSKEVAGAKQQQATYLWQGWQRVQQQLVQAQQQQQQRQQQQTKLKQQLAVWLPALQQQTALEQQLHSQLEQLQQQGSRSQLQASYQQQQAQLQLLQKLQQQLSLQQKYQQQQQQLQQQLKSEEQKRQQLAQNLTQLRQRYSELAQQVKDKRLLLQQQQLILQLSDHRAQLKQGQPCPLCGATEHPAIAEYQQLDSSATEQQLAQVESEQAALQKQGEQTNAEHAALKAAIEQLEKQEQQLSQDLQQLDSEMQTVKAELGRLALTTALVPALIAELAEKETTDLTTEHIAAAISEQEQQQQQCQQQLAQLEQLQQQWQDNKAALTKQQQQSSDAQYQLQLLANQIQQAEQELARLQPQADNWQQQWQQLELAAPDSAVVKEALTESISSIESKLQQAQQQSHVLQGQHQALQQTLNQTEAQLQQQQQQWQTALAQSVFADEAAFKAALLSDEQVQQLAQLEKDLNQASISSQRLLQDRQQQLQQLQQANLTDLELNPISSLVQQAEQKLEALNQQRGEIAQQLNAEQKRREQQQQLLADIKAGQQQYELWQRLNSLIGSADGARYRRFAQSLTLAQLILLANRQLGLLHNRYQLAAHETAELELVVLDTWQADSARDTKTLSGGESFLVSLALALGLSDLVSSNTRIDSLFLDEGFGTLDADTLDSALTALDNLNASGKMVGIISHVEALKQRIPVQIKVEKQQGLGFSKISIEQ
- the sbcD gene encoding exonuclease subunit SbcD; protein product: MRILHTSDWHLGQHFIGKSRAVEHQAFLTWLVQQVVELNIDAIIVAGDIFDTATPPSYARELYNQFIVQLQPTGCQLILLAGNHDSVAVLAESKDLLACLNVQVIPSVTDDIAQQLCLLNNQQQQPAALVAAIPFIRARDVLQSQAGQTERDKQLSLQQAIAAHYQQLFSQAEQYNLEHKLALPIVMTGHLTTLGVSLTESVRDIYIGTLEAFAADQFPNADYIALGHIHQAQQVKGATDIRYSGSPIPLSFDEAKQQKQLWLLEFNGKEKQVTSVPIPCFQPLLSIKTDLVSLESKLTSALADLAADQRLWLEIVITETDAYLTDLQQRVEELCADLPVELLRLRRQRALATAGLAQQGQQSLAELTPADVWQARLAQEQLTDEQKQQLTQLHQQVLATVEQGEA